In the Verrucomicrobiia bacterium genome, one interval contains:
- a CDS encoding ComEC/Rec2 family competence protein, protein MLRPALIRRQFHPSFLIGWGALGVLIGVVASQFLALNVGWALSVALLCGGIGFVLRTPVGVLLVLFAGSLLGVVRGNSELHGVQQLAQLVGHQVAVQGKVTDDPEYGKRGEQQLRISELEVDGQKVPGKLWVSALSILDIKRSDHVIVSGKLRAGFGAFVGAMSYTTVQAAERPVMNDPAREVRDWFAAGVRNAIPEPQASLGVGYVVGQRSALPPELDEQLQIAGLTHIVVASGYNLTILVRLARRIFSRHSKYLSFIAAAGMIASFVLVTGFSPSMSRAALVAGLSLLAWYYGRVMHPVLLLVFSAAVTVLINPFFIWGDAGWYLSFLAFAGVLIMAPMLSKMIYKQKTPGLWQQVLIETFSAQVLTLPVILYMFGTLSLVSLPANLVVVPLVPLAMLLTFIAGVGGVLAPPIAGWVGVPANALLQYMTGVVEWVARLPHAQIEVTFGEIALTTSYLGILGLLLILWRKTGYDFRSASIIDG, encoded by the coding sequence ATGCTGCGGCCAGCTCTCATACGGCGTCAATTCCACCCTTCTTTTCTAATAGGTTGGGGTGCGCTTGGTGTGCTCATTGGTGTGGTGGCGTCGCAATTTTTAGCTTTAAATGTCGGGTGGGCGCTGAGTGTGGCGCTACTATGCGGCGGGATTGGTTTTGTGCTACGAACCCCAGTAGGTGTGCTGCTGGTGCTGTTTGCCGGCAGCCTACTTGGTGTGGTACGAGGAAATAGTGAACTGCATGGCGTCCAGCAACTAGCCCAGCTAGTGGGTCATCAGGTCGCTGTACAGGGAAAAGTGACTGACGATCCAGAATATGGCAAACGAGGCGAGCAACAGCTAAGGATCAGTGAACTAGAAGTAGATGGCCAAAAAGTCCCTGGCAAGCTGTGGGTAAGTGCACTTAGTATTTTGGATATAAAACGCAGCGACCATGTAATTGTAAGCGGAAAGTTACGGGCGGGCTTTGGGGCGTTCGTGGGGGCGATGTCATACACAACCGTGCAAGCCGCTGAACGCCCGGTGATGAACGACCCCGCCCGAGAAGTGCGTGACTGGTTTGCGGCTGGGGTGCGTAATGCTATTCCAGAACCGCAAGCGAGTTTAGGAGTCGGGTATGTGGTGGGCCAGCGCAGTGCGCTGCCACCAGAGCTTGATGAGCAGCTGCAGATAGCCGGCTTAACGCACATTGTGGTAGCCAGTGGCTATAATTTAACAATTTTGGTGCGGCTCGCCCGGAGGATTTTTAGTCGACATTCGAAATATTTGTCGTTTATTGCCGCGGCCGGAATGATTGCCAGCTTTGTACTGGTAACAGGTTTTAGCCCAAGCATGTCTCGGGCAGCGCTCGTGGCTGGCTTGAGCTTGCTCGCTTGGTATTACGGCCGAGTGATGCATCCGGTGCTGCTATTAGTATTCTCGGCGGCGGTAACGGTGCTGATAAATCCGTTTTTTATCTGGGGTGATGCTGGCTGGTACTTGTCATTCTTGGCTTTTGCGGGAGTGTTGATTATGGCGCCGATGCTTTCCAAAATGATATACAAACAGAAGACACCTGGGCTTTGGCAGCAGGTGCTGATTGAAACTTTTTCGGCGCAAGTGCTCACGTTGCCGGTAATTTTGTACATGTTTGGTACGCTGTCGCTGGTTTCGCTGCCGGCTAATTTGGTAGTGGTGCCGCTCGTGCCGCTGGCGATGCTCCTGACTTTTATAGCCGGCGTCGGTGGGGTGCTGGCGCCACCAATTGCCGGGTGGGTGGGGGTACCGGCTAATGCGCTACTACAGTACATGACCGGCGTGGTTGAATGGGTGGCGCGTTTGCCGCACGCACAAATCGAAGT